In Suricata suricatta isolate VVHF042 chromosome 14, meerkat_22Aug2017_6uvM2_HiC, whole genome shotgun sequence, one DNA window encodes the following:
- the GAS2L1 gene encoding GAS2-like protein 1 codes for MADPVAGIAGSAAKSVRPFRSSEAYVEAMKEDLAEWLNALYGLGLPSGGEGFLTGLATGTTLCQHANAVTEAARALAAARPARGVAFQAHSVAPGSFMARDNVATFIGWCRSELGVPEVLMFETEDLVLRKNEKSVVLCLLEVARRGARLGLLAPRLVQFEQEIERELRAAPPAPNAPAAEEDAPETATAAGPPARGPRMTASDLRNLDELVREILGYCTCPDQFPMIKVSEGKYRVGDSSLLIFVRVLRSHVMVRVGGGWDTLEHYLDKHDPCRCSSSAHRPPQSRARTFSPQRVSPTPSPRAGSPAPGAERRSSRSEVTPISLRSSKEGTETPLRARDQLPPHPRSRRCSGDSDSSASSAQSGPLGARSEDSGTGSRRERPSRRLTTGTLASPRRPPAPRSQSRDRLDRGRPRGAPGSRGAQLLAPSPARRARSQGREEQATLLVRRDRDGQHSWVPRGRVSGGSGRSTPQTPRARSPAAPRPLRVSSPSPELDTTPASVFRTPLQLDPKQEQQLFRRLEEEFLANARALEAAAGEIPTGPASDAARPPDPPAPDSAYCSSSSSSSSLSVLGSKCGQPGDSGRMANGLPGPRGPALSSSSDEGSSCPGVGGPKDAPEGPLAGLELPRTWARGRVDTQPDRRPSRIPTPRGPRRPSGSAEPGSWHALHSVSPRAQPDSWM; via the exons ATGGCGGACCCAGTGGCGGGCATCGCGGGCTCGGCAGCCAAGAGTGTGCGGCCATTCCGCTCAAGTGAGGCCTATGTGGAGGCCATGAAAGAGGACCTGGCTGAGTGGCTCAACGCCTTGTATGGCCTGGGTCTACCCAGTGGTGGTGAGGGCTTCCTGACAGGGTTGGCCACGGGCACCACTCTGTGCCAACATGCCAACGCCGTCACCGAGGCTGCCCGCGCTTTGGCCGCTGCCCGCCCGGCCCGCGGTGTGGCCTTCCAGGCACACAGCGTGGCGCCTGGCTCCTTCATGGCCCGAGACAACGTGGCCACTTTCATCGGCTGGTGCCGATCGGAGTTGGGTGTGCCCGAAGTGCTCATGTTTGAGACTGAGGACCTGGTGCTGCGGAAGAACGAGAAAAGCGTGGTGCTGTGCCTGCTGGAGGTGGCACGGCGCGGGGCCCGCCTCGGCCTGCTTGCCCCTCGCCTTGTGCAGTTTGAGCAGGAGATTGAGCGGGAGCTCCGTGCTGCACCCCCGGCCCCCAATGCCCCCGCTGCTGAGGAGGACGCCCCTGAAACTGCCACGGCGGCAGGGCCTCCTGCCCGAGGGCCCCGCATGACAGCCAGCGACCTGCGCAACCTGGACGAGCTG GTGAGGGAGATCTTAGGCTACTGCACCTGCCCAGACCAGTTTCCCATGATCAAGGTCTCGGAGGGAAAGTACCGAGTGGGAGACTCCAGTCTCCTCATCTTCGTGCGG GTGCTGAGGAGCCACGTGATGGTGCGTGTGGGTGGCGGCTGGGACACCCTGGAGCACTATCTGGACAAGCATGACCCTTGCCGCTGCTCCTCCTCGG CCCACCGCCCGCCGCAGTCCAGGGCCCGCACCTTCTCCCCACAGAGGgtgtctcccacccccagcccccgtgctggcagcccagcccctggggcTGAGCGGCGGAGCTCCCGCTCAGAGGTGACACCTATTAGCTTACGCAGCTCAAAGGAGGGAACTGAGACCCCACTCAG GGCCCGGGACCAGCTGCCCCCCCATCCCCGCTCCCGCCGCTGTTCTGGGGACAGCGACTCCTCAGCCTCCTCAGCCCAGAGTGGCCCCCTTGGTGCCCGCAGTGAAGACTCAGGCACCGGCTCCCGGAGGGAACGGCCCAGTCGGAGGCTAACCACAGGAACCCTGGCCTCCCCGAGACGGCCCCCAGCTCCGCGCAGCCAGTCCCGAGACCGGTTGGATCGGGGACGGCCACGTGGGGCCCCAGGAAGCAGGGGAGCCCAGCTGttggcccccagccctgcccgacGGGCCCGGAGCCAGGGCCGTGAGGAGCAGGCCACGTTGCTTGTGCGCAGAGACCGAGATGGGCAGCACTCGTGGGTCCCCCGGGGCAGGGTCAGCGGGGGCTCAGGCAGGAGCACTCCCCAGACTCCCCGGGCTCGCAGCCCTGCAGCCCCCCGGCCTCTGCGGGTCTCCAGCCCCAGTCCAGAGTTGGACACCACACCGGCCAGTGTCTTCCGCACCCCCCTGCAGCTTGACCCGAAGCAGGAGCAGCAACTGTTTCGGCGCTTGGAAGAGGAGTTCCTGGCCAATGCCCGAGCCCTTGAGGCTGCTGCTGGCGAGATCCCCACTGGACCAGCATCTGATGCAGCTCGGCCCCCAGACCCTCCAGCTCCTGACTCAGCCTACTgttcctccagctcctcctcttcATCCCTCAGTGTCCTGGGTAGCAAATGTGGCCAGCCTGGGGACTCTGGTCGGATGGCCAATGGGCTGCCTGGACCCCGAGGCCCAGCCCTGTCCAGCTCTTCTGATGAAGGCAGCTCCTGTCCTGGTGTAGGGGGCCCAAAAGATGCACCTGAGGGCCCCTTGGCCGGCCTAGAGCTCCCAAGGACCTGGGCACGGGGCCGGGTGGACACACAGCCAGACCGAAGACCCTCACGCATCCCAACGCCACGGGGCCCTCGCCGCCCATCTGGATCCgcagagcctgggtcctggcATGCCCTGCACTCAGTGAGCCCAAGGGCACAGCCAGACTCTTGGATGTGA